From the genome of Rhodobacteraceae bacterium Araon29, one region includes:
- the mraZ gene encoding division/cell wall cluster transcriptional repressor MraZ, protein MARRFRGEGLQKVDAKGRVSIPALFRRVIQACDPNWCDGLPPELVIVYGDSRRNFLECYTIEAIQEVDRKIDQLARGSLGRKTLERLFHGQSFPTSIDDTGRLVLPGRLRQKINIEKEAYFIAAGDTFQIWNPETYEADQTKIEQWLHEQPEDFDPLSFLDEDGGA, encoded by the coding sequence GTGGCACGCAGGTTTAGAGGTGAAGGTCTACAAAAGGTGGACGCAAAGGGACGGGTATCTATTCCGGCCCTTTTTCGCCGTGTCATTCAGGCCTGTGATCCAAACTGGTGCGATGGGTTACCCCCGGAGCTGGTTATTGTTTATGGCGATAGCCGCCGAAATTTTCTTGAGTGTTATACGATCGAGGCGATCCAAGAAGTCGACCGTAAAATTGATCAGCTTGCGCGTGGATCACTTGGCCGAAAAACACTTGAGCGCCTTTTTCACGGACAAAGCTTTCCAACCTCGATTGATGATACCGGCCGGCTTGTTTTGCCTGGCCGGTTGCGCCAAAAAATTAATATTGAAAAAGAAGCCTATTTTATTGCGGCAGGCGATACATTCCAAATTTGGAACCCGGAAACCTATGAAGCTGACCAGACTAAGATCGAGCAATGGCTTCATGAGCAACCCGAAGATTTTGATCCATTAAGCTTTCTTGATGAGGATGGAGGGGCTTGA
- a CDS encoding DUF1127 domain-containing protein yields the protein MAYASHSNALSSGLVARSAALMSAASDYMDRRRAYRSTIRELSRLSNHELADLGLSRSMIRSVALEAAQKG from the coding sequence ATGGCTTATGCATCACATTCCAACGCATTGTCTTCGGGTCTAGTCGCAAGATCTGCAGCTCTTATGTCAGCTGCATCAGACTATATGGATCGCCGTCGGGCCTATCGCTCGACCATTCGCGAACTGTCCCGCCTTAGCAACCACGAACTTGCAGATCTCGGTCTGAGCCGCTCAATGATCCGTTCGGTTGCATTGGAAGCAGCACAAAAAGGTTAA
- a CDS encoding P-loop NTPase, which yields MRDRIMNTLNQINLPDGGTLVSRDMIRALQTENGHVQFVIEVPNNELAKAIEPLQPQIQSALTNLDGVERVSIVLTAHTSAQPAKAPPSLKVGGHPKPQSGPMKPPGVDRIIAIASGKGGVGKSTVSSNLAVALAAEGRRVGLLDADIYGPSQPRMMGINKRPASPDGKTILPLHAHGVTLMSIGFMLEENKAVVWRGPMLMGALQQMISQVAWGELDILLVDLPPGTGDVQLTLCQKTQLTGAIVVSTPQDVALLDARKAMDMFNTLNTPILGLVENMSVFQCPHCGETSDIFGHGGVETEAKDRGLPFLGALPLDLATRLAGDDGRPVALGEGAVAKAYAQLAKGLIQGGMA from the coding sequence ATGCGCGACAGAATTATGAATACGCTTAATCAGATTAACCTTCCCGACGGCGGCACACTCGTTTCCCGTGATATGATACGCGCTCTGCAAACTGAAAACGGCCATGTGCAATTTGTTATTGAAGTACCAAACAATGAACTTGCCAAAGCTATTGAGCCTTTGCAGCCCCAAATTCAGTCCGCATTGACCAATTTGGATGGGGTTGAAAGAGTGTCAATTGTATTGACGGCTCACACATCCGCCCAACCCGCAAAAGCGCCGCCCTCTTTGAAGGTAGGGGGGCATCCAAAGCCCCAGTCTGGCCCGATGAAGCCGCCTGGTGTCGACCGGATCATTGCGATTGCATCTGGCAAAGGAGGGGTTGGAAAATCCACTGTCTCTTCCAATTTAGCTGTAGCACTAGCCGCCGAAGGCCGACGTGTTGGGCTTTTGGACGCAGATATTTACGGTCCTTCGCAGCCACGGATGATGGGTATAAACAAACGTCCAGCGAGCCCTGATGGAAAAACAATTCTTCCGCTGCACGCCCATGGCGTTACGTTGATGTCGATTGGATTTATGCTTGAAGAAAACAAGGCTGTTGTTTGGCGCGGTCCTATGCTCATGGGAGCTCTGCAGCAGATGATATCACAGGTTGCCTGGGGTGAGCTTGATATTTTATTGGTGGATCTTCCACCCGGCACTGGGGATGTGCAATTGACCCTATGTCAAAAAACTCAGCTTACAGGCGCAATTGTTGTGTCTACGCCGCAGGATGTAGCCTTGCTGGATGCCCGCAAGGCGATGGATATGTTCAACACTTTAAATACACCGATTTTGGGTTTGGTGGAAAATATGTCGGTCTTTCAATGTCCTCATTGTGGTGAAACTAGCGATATATTCGGTCATGGTGGTGTTGAGACCGAAGCAAAAGATCGGGGCCTGCCGTTTCTTGGAGCTTTACCGCTAGACCTTGCCACACGGCTTGCCGGCGATGATGGCCGCCCGGTGGCCCTAGGTGAAGGGGCTGTTGCCAAAGCCTATGCGCAGCTTGCAAAGGGCCTTATCCAAGGCGGTATGGCCTAA
- a CDS encoding alpha-hydroxy-acid oxidizing protein, whose translation MTLEYRYPAVEFLKPKARRRLPHFVWEYLDSGTGAEVTHKRNRTIFEDIKMMPSILHGPIESDTRKTLLGKTYDLPFGVAPVGMSGLVWPNAESLLAKNAHEANIPYCLSTVACQTPEQVGPKAKGNGWFQLYPPRDPDIRRDMLRRVKQAGFETLVLTVDLPEASRRERQARGGITHPPVLTARLLAQIARRPAWAMATALHGRPEMPFVSQYGDASRGLPITEHIGYQLRTSPDMEYVNWLRDHWQGPLVLKGIMNHKDVQRLEASGVDALWVSNHAGRQFDGALTSLEVLPDIRRATKLPIIFDSGVERGMDILRALALGADFVMLGSAWHFALGALGRQGPAHLTSILQKDLIANMGQLGLVDLDDCARCLCSKIT comes from the coding sequence ATGACACTCGAGTACAGATATCCGGCTGTTGAATTTTTAAAACCCAAGGCACGTCGGCGCCTTCCGCATTTCGTTTGGGAATATCTGGACAGTGGAACCGGCGCTGAGGTTACGCACAAACGCAATAGGACGATCTTTGAAGACATCAAAATGATGCCTTCAATCCTGCATGGCCCAATTGAGTCAGATACACGCAAAACCCTGTTGGGCAAGACCTATGATCTACCTTTTGGGGTGGCGCCTGTTGGGATGTCCGGGCTGGTTTGGCCCAACGCCGAAAGTTTACTGGCAAAAAATGCTCATGAGGCCAACATACCCTATTGCCTATCAACAGTGGCCTGCCAGACGCCCGAGCAGGTTGGACCAAAAGCCAAGGGCAATGGGTGGTTTCAACTTTATCCGCCGCGCGATCCAGACATTCGCCGTGATATGCTCCGCCGCGTGAAACAAGCAGGTTTTGAAACTTTGGTTTTGACCGTCGACTTGCCAGAAGCCAGCCGACGCGAGCGTCAAGCCAGAGGCGGCATCACGCATCCGCCGGTTTTGACGGCAAGGTTACTGGCGCAAATTGCCCGTCGCCCGGCTTGGGCCATGGCAACTGCCCTTCATGGGCGGCCAGAAATGCCTTTTGTCAGCCAATATGGCGATGCAAGTCGCGGGCTGCCGATCACCGAACATATCGGCTATCAGCTGCGCACCTCCCCGGATATGGAATATGTGAACTGGCTTCGTGATCATTGGCAGGGGCCATTGGTTCTCAAAGGGATCATGAACCACAAAGATGTACAGCGCCTTGAGGCCAGCGGCGTTGATGCTCTTTGGGTGTCAAACCATGCGGGCCGCCAATTTGATGGTGCTCTGACCAGTTTGGAAGTGCTGCCGGACATTCGCCGTGCAACTAAATTGCCGATCATTTTCGACAGCGGTGTCGAGCGCGGAATGGACATATTACGAGCGCTTGCTTTGGGGGCAGATTTTGTCATGCTTGGGTCAGCATGGCACTTCGCGCTAGGCGCTTTAGGGCGCCAAGGCCCCGCACACCTGACCTCCATTCTTCAAAAAGACCTGATTGCAAATATGGGCCAACTTGGTCTGGTTGATCTTGACGATTGCGCTCGTTGCCTGTGTTCAAAAATTACTTAA
- a CDS encoding AAA family ATPase, giving the protein MSSFDEMDAFEGASLSARAMAARPQPYLDQLNPAQREAVETLEGPVLMLAGAGTGKTKALTCRVVHLLNTGKARPNEILSVTFTNKAAREMKTRVGDLLGQAVEGLPWMGTFHSICVKLLRRHAELVGLKSNFTILDTDDQLRLLKQLVSAANIDEKRWPARQLAGIIDNWKNRAWMPEKVPSAEAGAYNNRGTEIYAQYQNRLRDLNAVDFGDLLLLMVTIFQNHSDVLAQYQRWFKYILVDEYQDTNVAQYMWLRLLAGGHKNICCVGDDDQSIYGWRGAEVGNILRFEKDFPGAKVVRLEQNYRSTPHILAAASGVISGNQGRLGKELWTDLPDGEKVRLIGHWDGEEEARWIGEEVEATQRGTRGLKGFGLDDMAILVRASHQMRAFEDRFLTIGLPYRVIGGPRFYERMEIRDAMAYFRVVTSPEDDLAFERIVNTPKRGLGDKAQQKMQIMARSNGVPLIEGARLLLESQQISGKGAKELSQLLDGIARWARLTGDAAMNHVELAEVILDESGYTEMWQANKTPEAPGRLENLKELVKALEEFENIQGFLEHVSLVMDNDSEEGGEKVSIMTLHAAKGLEFPVVFLPGWEDGLFPSQRSMDESGLKGLEEERRLAYVGITRSEQICTISFAGNRRVFGQWQSSMPSRFIDELPEQHIEVLTPPGLYGGGYGATGMQSDIEKTAAETSGYNSPGWKRLQSRTSQRPIGQPKEQNQITINATAISVHTEGDRVFHQKFGYGTVIGIEGDKLEISFEKAGIKKVVSRFVTGADDIPF; this is encoded by the coding sequence ATGAGCAGTTTTGATGAAATGGACGCATTTGAAGGCGCATCCCTGTCGGCGCGTGCGATGGCTGCGCGCCCTCAACCCTATCTGGATCAGCTAAATCCAGCCCAACGTGAGGCGGTCGAAACCTTAGAGGGTCCCGTTCTAATGCTGGCCGGCGCAGGAACTGGAAAAACCAAGGCGCTGACGTGCCGCGTTGTCCACCTGCTTAATACCGGCAAGGCGCGGCCCAATGAAATCCTATCCGTAACCTTTACCAACAAAGCCGCGCGCGAGATGAAAACGAGGGTTGGGGATTTGTTGGGGCAGGCGGTTGAGGGTCTGCCTTGGATGGGAACCTTTCATTCGATTTGTGTCAAACTGTTGCGCCGCCATGCAGAACTGGTTGGTCTGAAAAGCAATTTCACAATTTTGGACACAGATGATCAATTACGGCTATTAAAACAGCTGGTTTCTGCGGCAAACATTGATGAAAAGCGCTGGCCGGCGCGGCAGCTTGCTGGAATTATTGATAATTGGAAAAACCGTGCCTGGATGCCAGAGAAAGTGCCAAGCGCAGAAGCCGGTGCTTATAACAATCGTGGCACTGAAATTTATGCACAGTATCAAAACCGCCTTCGGGACCTGAATGCTGTAGATTTTGGCGATCTGCTTTTGTTGATGGTCACTATTTTTCAAAACCACTCGGATGTTCTTGCGCAATATCAGCGCTGGTTCAAATATATTCTGGTTGACGAATACCAAGACACCAATGTGGCGCAGTACATGTGGCTAAGACTGCTTGCTGGCGGGCATAAAAATATCTGCTGCGTTGGGGATGATGACCAGTCCATCTATGGCTGGCGCGGTGCAGAGGTTGGTAATATCCTGCGTTTTGAAAAGGACTTTCCCGGCGCAAAAGTTGTCCGACTTGAGCAAAACTATCGCTCGACACCGCATATCCTGGCCGCTGCAAGCGGGGTCATATCCGGCAATCAAGGCCGGCTTGGCAAAGAGCTTTGGACAGATTTACCAGACGGCGAAAAGGTGCGCCTGATCGGGCATTGGGATGGCGAAGAAGAAGCCCGCTGGATTGGCGAAGAGGTTGAAGCAACCCAGCGGGGCACCCGCGGATTAAAGGGTTTCGGGCTTGATGACATGGCTATTTTGGTGCGTGCAAGCCACCAGATGCGGGCTTTTGAAGATCGCTTTTTAACCATCGGCCTGCCTTATCGGGTGATCGGTGGGCCGCGGTTTTACGAGCGTATGGAAATTCGGGATGCGATGGCTTATTTCCGGGTGGTCACCAGCCCAGAAGATGATCTTGCTTTTGAGCGCATCGTCAATACCCCCAAACGGGGTTTGGGGGATAAAGCCCAGCAAAAAATGCAAATCATGGCGCGCAGCAATGGGGTTCCATTAATTGAAGGCGCGCGGCTGCTGCTTGAAAGTCAGCAGATCAGCGGAAAGGGTGCAAAAGAGCTTTCACAGCTTTTGGATGGCATTGCGCGCTGGGCCCGGCTTACTGGTGATGCCGCTATGAACCATGTTGAGCTGGCGGAAGTTATTCTTGATGAATCCGGTTACACGGAAATGTGGCAAGCCAATAAAACCCCCGAAGCACCGGGCCGTCTTGAAAACCTAAAGGAACTGGTCAAAGCGCTTGAGGAATTTGAAAATATTCAAGGATTTTTAGAGCACGTGAGCCTTGTGATGGACAATGACAGTGAAGAGGGCGGCGAAAAAGTGTCAATCATGACATTGCATGCGGCCAAAGGGCTTGAATTTCCAGTTGTATTTTTGCCGGGCTGGGAAGATGGGCTTTTCCCGTCGCAGCGCAGTATGGATGAAAGCGGTCTTAAAGGTCTCGAAGAAGAGCGCCGGCTTGCCTATGTTGGCATCACCCGCTCTGAGCAAATCTGCACCATATCTTTTGCAGGCAACCGGCGGGTGTTTGGCCAGTGGCAATCGTCAATGCCATCAAGGTTTATTGATGAATTGCCCGAGCAACATATAGAGGTTTTGACGCCTCCGGGGCTTTATGGTGGCGGATATGGTGCAACCGGAATGCAGTCAGACATAGAAAAAACTGCAGCCGAGACCAGTGGATATAATTCGCCCGGATGGAAACGGTTGCAGTCCCGCACATCACAGCGGCCGATTGGCCAGCCTAAAGAGCAAAACCAGATCACGATAAACGCAACTGCAATTTCAGTGCACACAGAGGGCGACCGTGTTTTTCACCAAAAATTCGGCTATGGAACAGTGATCGGTATTGAAGGCGATAAGCTTGAGATCAGCTTTGAAAAGGCAGGTATAAAGAAAGTTGTGTCTCGGTTTGTAACGGGCGCCGATGACATCCCCTTTTAG
- the rsmH gene encoding 16S rRNA (cytosine(1402)-N(4))-methyltransferase RsmH, whose translation MTPAALTTQADPHIPVLLRSILDAAAPISGDWLDGTFGAGGYARGLLDAGANTVIALDRDPAVHKMAAEWVTDYDGRLRLVEDVFSNLDDHAKDLDGVVLDLGVSSMQLDQADRGFSFLRDGPLDMRMSQNGPSAADLVNNMNEDDLADLLFRFGEERASRRIARAIVARRNTEPFNSTLDLAKVVESCLPRAKPNQSHPATRSFQALRIAVNNEYGELFEGLIAAERALKKDGLLVVVTFHSVEDRMVKRFLQTRAGRKGRSNRFAPDLQREEPQFDLISRKAIVADADELAENPRARSAKLRIAKRTSAAPGGRLEARELGMPVLKG comes from the coding sequence ATGACGCCGGCGGCTCTTACCACCCAGGCTGATCCTCATATCCCCGTTTTATTGCGCTCAATTTTAGATGCTGCAGCACCGATCTCGGGGGATTGGCTGGATGGCACATTTGGAGCGGGCGGATATGCCAGAGGATTGCTTGATGCTGGCGCGAACACGGTCATAGCTTTAGACCGCGATCCGGCGGTTCATAAAATGGCTGCTGAGTGGGTGACAGATTATGATGGCCGCCTTCGATTGGTTGAAGATGTTTTTTCTAACTTAGATGACCATGCCAAAGACTTGGACGGAGTGGTGCTTGATCTTGGGGTCTCATCTATGCAGTTGGATCAGGCTGATCGCGGCTTTTCGTTTTTGCGCGATGGCCCACTGGATATGCGGATGAGCCAAAACGGCCCATCTGCAGCAGATCTAGTCAATAATATGAATGAAGATGATTTGGCGGACCTGTTGTTTCGTTTTGGCGAAGAGCGCGCCAGCCGCCGTATCGCCCGTGCAATAGTCGCCCGGCGCAATACAGAGCCATTTAACAGCACGCTTGATTTGGCCAAAGTGGTTGAAAGCTGTTTGCCCCGCGCCAAACCAAATCAGTCTCATCCTGCCACGCGTAGTTTTCAGGCTCTGCGGATTGCCGTCAATAATGAGTATGGCGAGCTGTTTGAAGGCTTGATCGCTGCAGAGCGTGCGCTCAAAAAGGATGGTCTGCTGGTTGTGGTTACCTTTCACTCTGTAGAAGACCGAATGGTAAAACGCTTCTTGCAAACCCGTGCGGGGCGCAAAGGTCGATCCAATCGCTTCGCGCCGGATCTCCAGAGGGAAGAGCCTCAATTTGACCTGATTAGCCGCAAGGCAATCGTAGCTGATGCCGATGAACTTGCCGAAAACCCGCGGGCAAGATCTGCCAAGTTGCGGATCGCCAAGCGTACGTCAGCCGCCCCAGGGGGCCGCCTTGAAGCGCGTGAGCTTGGAATGCCGGTACTGAAAGGATAA